A region of Paraburkholderia sp. BL23I1N1 DNA encodes the following proteins:
- the hpnE gene encoding hydroxysqualene dehydroxylase HpnE, with translation MPKLIHVIGAGVAGLAAAVQLQRRGAQVVLHEAAPQAGGRCRSYYDPKLGATIDSGNHMVLSGNFATLNYLRAIGAADELSGPAQPEYPFMDLATRARWTVRMSPGRLPWWVFDPNARVPNTGPGDYLALVPLLFAKPGRSVAQTMRCNGPLWDRLLRPLFLAMLNVEPREASAELTAAVVRETLVAGGLSCRPLVARNGLGSAFVDPALRLLQHGGAAIRLGSRLKDIVFADADADAGPGSGPSRVSALNFADESIAIDANQAVVLAVPPDIAQTLVPGLRSPTRFAATLNVHFAVEPPFGMAPITGLLNATADWLFAFEGRVSVTVNAAERLLDTPHEALAKTIWAEVAQVASVPAEPMPAWQVVMEKRAAFAALPDQETLRPGTRTRWNNLMLAGDWTATGLPATIEGAIRSGQKAADTLLNQPMERR, from the coding sequence ATGCCGAAGCTTATCCATGTGATCGGCGCCGGCGTCGCCGGCCTGGCCGCGGCGGTGCAATTGCAGCGCCGCGGCGCGCAAGTCGTGCTGCATGAAGCGGCGCCCCAGGCGGGCGGCCGTTGCCGTTCGTATTACGACCCGAAGCTGGGCGCCACCATCGACAGTGGCAATCACATGGTGCTGTCGGGCAATTTCGCCACGCTCAACTATTTGCGCGCGATCGGCGCCGCCGACGAGCTGTCCGGTCCGGCCCAGCCCGAGTATCCGTTCATGGATCTGGCGACGCGGGCGCGCTGGACCGTACGCATGTCGCCGGGCCGTCTGCCCTGGTGGGTCTTCGACCCGAACGCACGCGTGCCGAACACCGGGCCGGGAGACTATCTGGCGCTCGTGCCGTTGCTGTTCGCCAAGCCTGGGCGCAGTGTCGCGCAGACCATGCGCTGCAATGGCCCGCTGTGGGACCGCCTGCTGCGGCCGCTGTTTCTCGCGATGCTCAATGTCGAGCCGCGTGAAGCGTCGGCGGAGCTGACGGCCGCAGTGGTGCGCGAGACGCTGGTTGCCGGTGGTCTGTCGTGCCGGCCGCTGGTGGCGCGCAACGGTCTGGGCAGCGCCTTTGTCGACCCGGCGCTGCGCCTGTTGCAGCATGGCGGCGCGGCCATCCGTCTCGGGTCGCGCCTGAAAGACATCGTGTTTGCCGACGCCGACGCCGACGCCGGCCCCGGCTCCGGCCCCAGCCGCGTGTCGGCATTGAATTTCGCGGACGAAAGCATCGCGATCGACGCCAACCAGGCCGTGGTGCTCGCGGTGCCGCCGGACATTGCACAGACGCTCGTGCCCGGCTTGCGCTCGCCGACTCGTTTCGCGGCAACGCTCAACGTGCATTTCGCCGTTGAGCCGCCGTTCGGCATGGCGCCGATCACGGGGTTGCTCAATGCGACGGCCGACTGGCTGTTTGCCTTCGAGGGCCGCGTCTCGGTCACGGTCAACGCCGCCGAGCGCCTGCTCGACACGCCGCATGAAGCGCTCGCGAAAACCATCTGGGCCGAAGTGGCTCAGGTCGCCAGCGTGCCAGCCGAGCCGATGCCGGCCTGGCAGGTCGTGATGGAAAAGCGGGCAGCATTCGCCGCCTTGCCGGACCAGGAAACGCTGCGCCCCGGCACGCGCACTCGCTGGAACAACTTGATGCTCGCGGGCGACTGGACGGCCACCGGCCTGCCCGCGACGATTGAAGGCGCAATCCGCTCCGGCCAGAAGGCCGCGGACACGCTGCTGAATCAACCGATGGAACGCCGATGA
- the shc gene encoding squalene--hopene cyclase, whose product MNDLSQAQPLDAVLPEFADAAPTAPDDAPGAAPATAPQASTAALDASPEAPLDAAITRATDAILAAQKPDGHWVYELEADATIPAEYVLLVHYLGETPNVELEQKIGRYLRRIQLADGGWPLFTDGALDISASVKAYFALKMIGDSPDAEHMVRAREAILANGGAETVNVFTRILLALFGVVSWRAVPMMPVEIMLLPQWFPFHLSKVSYWARTVIVPLLVLNAKRPVARNPRRVRIDELFRGAPVNTGMRDRAPHQHLGWFRFFRGVDVMLRMIDGLFPKATREHSVREAVRFVDERLNGEDGLGAIFPAMANSVMMYDVLGYPADHPNRAIARQSIEKLLVIKDDEAYCQPCLSPVWDTSLVAHALLETGEAHAEQAAERGLAWLRPLQILDVRGDWISRRPNVRPGGWAFQYNNAHYPDVDDTAVVAMAMVRSAALTQSDVDREAISRAREWVVGMQSSDGGWGAFEPENTQYYLNNIPFSDHGALLDPPTADVSGRCLSMLAQLGEFPQGSEPAQRAFDYMLKEQESDGSWYGRWGLNYIYGTWTALCSLNAAGLPHDDPRMKRGAQWLLSIQNEDGGWGEGGESYKLDYRGYERAPSTASQTAWALMGLMAAGEVNHEAVARGVEYLQREQREHGLWDETRFSATGFPRVFYLRYHGYRKFFPLWALARFRHLKRNGLTRVAVGM is encoded by the coding sequence ATGAACGACTTATCTCAAGCCCAGCCGCTGGACGCCGTCCTGCCCGAATTCGCCGATGCGGCGCCGACTGCGCCGGACGATGCACCGGGCGCGGCGCCCGCGACCGCGCCGCAAGCGTCCACAGCCGCGCTTGACGCCTCGCCTGAGGCCCCGCTCGACGCCGCGATCACGCGCGCCACCGACGCGATCCTCGCCGCGCAGAAGCCGGACGGCCACTGGGTCTACGAACTCGAAGCCGACGCAACGATTCCTGCCGAATACGTTCTGCTGGTCCACTATCTCGGCGAAACGCCGAACGTGGAACTGGAGCAGAAGATCGGCCGCTATCTGCGTCGCATCCAGCTCGCGGACGGCGGCTGGCCGCTTTTCACCGACGGCGCGCTCGACATCAGCGCGAGCGTGAAGGCGTATTTCGCACTGAAGATGATCGGCGACTCGCCGGATGCCGAGCATATGGTCCGCGCGCGCGAAGCGATTCTGGCGAACGGCGGCGCGGAAACGGTGAACGTGTTCACACGGATTCTGCTTGCGCTGTTCGGCGTGGTGTCGTGGCGTGCCGTGCCGATGATGCCTGTCGAAATCATGCTGCTGCCGCAGTGGTTCCCGTTCCATCTGTCGAAGGTGTCGTACTGGGCGCGCACGGTGATCGTGCCGTTGCTGGTGCTGAACGCGAAGCGGCCGGTGGCGCGCAATCCGCGCCGTGTGCGTATCGATGAGCTGTTCCGCGGCGCGCCGGTCAATACCGGCATGCGCGACCGGGCGCCGCATCAGCATCTCGGCTGGTTCCGCTTTTTCCGCGGCGTGGACGTGATGTTGCGCATGATCGACGGCCTGTTCCCGAAAGCGACACGCGAGCATTCGGTGCGCGAGGCGGTGCGCTTTGTCGACGAACGGCTGAATGGCGAAGACGGCCTCGGCGCGATTTTCCCGGCCATGGCCAACTCGGTGATGATGTACGACGTGCTCGGCTATCCGGCCGATCACCCGAATCGCGCGATTGCCCGTCAGTCGATCGAAAAGCTGCTCGTTATCAAGGATGACGAAGCATATTGCCAGCCGTGCCTGTCGCCGGTGTGGGATACCTCGCTCGTGGCGCACGCGCTGCTCGAGACCGGCGAAGCGCATGCCGAGCAAGCGGCTGAACGCGGGCTCGCGTGGCTGCGTCCGCTGCAGATTCTCGACGTGCGCGGCGACTGGATTTCACGCCGCCCGAACGTGCGTCCTGGCGGCTGGGCGTTCCAGTACAACAACGCGCATTATCCGGACGTCGACGATACGGCGGTGGTGGCAATGGCAATGGTTCGCTCGGCGGCGCTCACGCAATCGGACGTCGATCGCGAAGCCATTTCGAGGGCGCGCGAATGGGTGGTCGGCATGCAAAGCAGCGATGGCGGCTGGGGCGCGTTCGAACCGGAAAACACGCAGTACTACCTGAACAATATTCCGTTCTCCGATCACGGCGCCTTGCTCGATCCGCCGACTGCGGACGTGTCGGGCCGTTGTCTGTCGATGCTCGCGCAACTTGGCGAATTTCCGCAGGGCAGCGAACCGGCGCAGCGCGCGTTCGACTACATGCTGAAGGAACAGGAGTCGGATGGCAGCTGGTACGGCCGCTGGGGCCTGAACTACATCTACGGCACGTGGACTGCGCTGTGTTCGCTGAACGCCGCGGGTCTGCCGCACGACGACCCGCGCATGAAGCGTGGCGCGCAGTGGCTCCTGTCGATCCAGAACGAAGACGGCGGCTGGGGCGAGGGCGGTGAGAGCTACAAGCTCGACTATCGCGGCTACGAGCGCGCACCGAGCACAGCTTCGCAAACCGCGTGGGCGCTGATGGGCCTGATGGCGGCGGGCGAGGTGAATCACGAGGCGGTGGCGCGCGGCGTCGAGTATTTGCAGCGCGAACAGCGCGAGCATGGTTTGTGGGACGAAACGCGCTTCTCGGCGACCGGTTTCCCACGCGTGTTTTATCTGCGTTATCACGGCTATCGCAAGTTCTTCCCGTTGTGGGCGCTGGCTCGCTTCCGTCATCTGAAACGCAACGGGCTCACGCGCGTCGCGGTCGGGATGTAA
- a CDS encoding phosphorylase, whose amino-acid sequence MALSTMPGVDVGRSTLPVIVVTGMAFEARIARGKGVEVVYAARADLLERALSAAVARGCSGIVSFGTAGGLAPDLEPGALIVAEAVEGPFGRLETDRGWADRLAAALSTGPLVARLRRGVMAAVTAPLVTSEDKRALHRSTGALAVDMESHIAGATAAAHGLPFAVCRAIVDPAWRTLPSAATAGLRDDGTTALGPILRELLRQPAQIGALIQVAVDARAARTSLVQARHAMGVAGVLPLGGA is encoded by the coding sequence ATGGCGCTTTCGACAATGCCGGGCGTCGATGTTGGCCGCAGCACCTTGCCGGTGATCGTGGTCACGGGGATGGCGTTTGAGGCGCGCATTGCGCGTGGTAAGGGTGTTGAAGTGGTCTACGCGGCGCGTGCCGATTTGCTGGAGCGGGCGTTGAGTGCGGCAGTTGCGCGGGGCTGTTCCGGGATTGTTAGTTTTGGGACGGCGGGTGGGTTGGCGCCTGATCTCGAGCCCGGGGCGCTGATCGTCGCGGAGGCTGTTGAAGGGCCGTTTGGGCGGCTTGAGACGGATCGGGGGTGGGCTGATAGGCTCGCTGCCGCGCTGTCGACTGGGCCGCTTGTGGCGCGGCTGCGGCGTGGGGTGATGGCGGCTGTGACCGCGCCTTTAGTCACTTCTGAGGATAAGCGGGCGTTGCATCGGTCGACCGGGGCCCTGGCTGTGGACATGGAGTCGCATATTGCCGGGGCGACGGCTGCCGCTCATGGTTTGCCGTTTGCCGTGTGCCGCGCGATTGTTGATCCTGCGTGGCGGACGTTGCCTTCTGCTGCTACCGCGGGGTTGCGTGACGACGGGACCACGGCGTTGGGGCCGATTTTGCGGGAGCTGTTGCGGCAGCCGGCGCAGATCGGGGCGCTGATTCAGGTTGCGGTCGATGCGCGGGCCGCGCGGACTTCGCTGGTTCAGGCCCGGCATGCGATGGGGGTGGCGGGGGTTTTGCCGCTGGGGGGGGCTTGA
- a CDS encoding VacJ family lipoprotein, whose translation MKLRTTVLALAATGLISGCATGPDRKPGDPFEPANRVIFKINDGVDRFVAIPVAKGYQKVTPQPLRTAVSNFFSNLGDLTNAANNLLQLKITDATEDLVRFAFNSTFGLGGLLDWATLAGLPKHHQDFGLTLGHWGVPSGPYLVLPLFGPSTVRDSMGLVVDVKFNPLNYIEPAVRNPLYVLQFVSVRSDLLGASSLLDQAALDKYSFVRDAYTQQRKARLRGAGDNATPLPNYDDQSDSGAAAPAKGASGAAAGLPNYADPGDAADAPTAASGSATGAPAGVPDYTDPGETPSAPAAAPAAASGVVTTAPTDKKPQEAAPAPQ comes from the coding sequence ATGAAGCTGCGAACCACCGTGCTGGCGCTGGCCGCTACCGGTCTGATCTCGGGCTGCGCGACTGGCCCCGACCGCAAACCGGGCGACCCGTTCGAGCCGGCGAACCGCGTGATTTTCAAAATCAATGACGGCGTGGATCGCTTCGTCGCCATTCCGGTCGCCAAGGGTTATCAAAAGGTGACACCGCAACCGTTGCGCACGGCGGTGAGCAACTTCTTCTCGAATCTGGGCGACCTGACCAACGCCGCCAACAACCTGTTGCAGCTGAAGATCACGGATGCGACCGAAGACCTCGTGCGCTTCGCGTTCAACTCGACCTTTGGACTTGGCGGCCTGCTCGACTGGGCGACGCTGGCTGGTCTGCCGAAGCACCACCAGGATTTCGGTTTGACGCTGGGCCACTGGGGCGTCCCGTCGGGCCCTTACCTTGTCTTGCCGCTCTTCGGCCCGAGCACGGTGCGTGACAGCATGGGGCTGGTGGTGGACGTGAAGTTCAACCCATTGAACTACATTGAGCCGGCGGTTCGCAATCCGCTGTACGTGCTGCAATTCGTGAGTGTGCGTTCCGACTTGCTGGGCGCATCCAGCTTGCTGGACCAAGCCGCGCTGGACAAGTATTCATTCGTTCGCGACGCTTATACCCAGCAGCGTAAAGCGCGTCTGCGCGGCGCGGGCGACAACGCCACGCCTCTCCCCAACTACGACGACCAGAGCGACTCCGGCGCGGCTGCGCCCGCCAAGGGTGCTTCGGGCGCGGCGGCAGGCTTGCCGAATTACGCGGACCCCGGCGACGCGGCGGACGCCCCGACCGCAGCCTCAGGAAGCGCCACAGGCGCTCCGGCGGGCGTCCCGGACTACACCGATCCAGGCGAGACGCCGAGCGCCCCCGCGGCGGCACCCGCTGCCGCGTCGGGCGTAGTGACAACCGCGCCGACGGATAAGAAACCGCAGGAAGCCGCACCGGCACCGCAATAA
- a CDS encoding phospholipid-binding protein MlaC, whose amino-acid sequence MKRYLSAFLAAAVVSTAAYAQSAPDAVVKSAVEGTVAAMKADPQARGGDMAKITDLVQTRFVPATDFQRTTRIAVGKAWSTATPEQQKQLYDQFTLLLVRTYAASLSQLRDQDVKFKFLPVNVAAGSKDLVVQSHVISNGGDDAIDYRMTKGANGWKIYDINMMGAWLIQVYQTQFADQISKGGIDGLIKFLTAHNARSAG is encoded by the coding sequence ATGAAACGTTATCTTTCTGCTTTTCTGGCTGCGGCCGTGGTCTCCACTGCGGCCTATGCGCAAAGCGCGCCCGATGCGGTGGTGAAGAGTGCTGTCGAAGGCACCGTTGCCGCAATGAAGGCCGATCCGCAGGCACGCGGCGGCGATATGGCGAAGATTACCGACCTGGTTCAAACGCGATTCGTGCCGGCTACCGATTTCCAGCGGACCACGCGGATCGCGGTGGGAAAGGCATGGAGCACGGCAACCCCTGAGCAGCAGAAGCAGTTATATGACCAGTTCACGCTGCTGCTGGTACGCACCTACGCCGCATCGCTTTCGCAGTTGCGGGATCAGGACGTGAAGTTCAAGTTTCTGCCCGTCAATGTCGCGGCCGGCTCCAAGGACCTGGTTGTGCAGTCGCACGTGATCAGCAATGGCGGCGACGATGCCATCGATTACCGGATGACCAAGGGCGCCAACGGCTGGAAGATTTACGACATCAACATGATGGGTGCCTGGCTGATTCAGGTTTATCAGACGCAGTTTGCCGATCAGATTTCCAAAGGCGGCATTGATGGCCTGATCAAGTTCCTGACTGCGCACAACGCACGAAGCGCGGGCTGA
- the hpnH gene encoding adenosyl-hopene transferase HpnH has translation MSIPLLQKVRVGAYIMRQHLSGNKRYPLALMLEPLFRCNLACNGCGKIDYPDPILNQRLSLEECLGAVDECGAPVVSIAGGEPLLHKEMPQIVKGIIARKKFVYLCTNALLMEKKMDDYEPNPYFVWSVHLDGDQQAHDHSVSQEGVYDKAVAAIKEAKRRGFRVNINCTLFNDAVPERVAAFFDTLGPMGVDGITVSPGYAYERAPDQQHFLNRDKTKQLFREIFKRGNNGKNWSFSQSGMFLDFLAGNQTYECTPWGNPARTVFGWQKPCYLVGEGYVKTFKELMETTEWEKYGTGNYEKCADCMVHCGFEATAVMDTVAHPLKALKVSLRGPKTSGAFVKDIALDKQRPAEYVFSRHVEIKLEEIGRAGTGKKVQTAASASAH, from the coding sequence TTGTCTATTCCGCTGCTACAGAAAGTCCGGGTCGGCGCTTACATCATGCGTCAGCATCTCTCTGGCAACAAACGCTACCCGCTCGCATTGATGCTGGAGCCGCTGTTCCGCTGCAATCTTGCCTGCAATGGCTGCGGCAAGATCGATTATCCGGATCCCATCCTGAATCAGCGCCTGTCGCTCGAAGAATGCCTTGGCGCAGTCGACGAATGCGGCGCACCGGTTGTCTCAATCGCAGGCGGCGAGCCGCTCCTGCACAAGGAAATGCCGCAGATCGTGAAGGGCATCATCGCGCGCAAGAAGTTCGTGTACCTGTGCACGAATGCGTTGCTGATGGAAAAGAAGATGGACGACTACGAGCCGAATCCGTACTTCGTCTGGTCGGTTCACCTGGACGGCGACCAGCAGGCGCACGATCACTCGGTGTCGCAGGAAGGCGTGTACGACAAGGCTGTCGCCGCCATCAAGGAAGCGAAGCGCCGTGGTTTCCGCGTGAACATCAACTGCACGCTGTTCAACGACGCCGTGCCGGAACGCGTGGCCGCGTTCTTCGATACGCTCGGGCCGATGGGTGTGGACGGCATCACCGTCTCGCCGGGTTACGCCTATGAGCGCGCGCCGGATCAGCAGCACTTCCTGAACCGCGACAAGACCAAGCAGCTGTTCCGCGAGATTTTCAAGCGCGGCAACAACGGCAAGAACTGGTCGTTCAGCCAGTCGGGCATGTTCCTCGACTTCCTGGCCGGCAATCAGACGTATGAGTGCACGCCCTGGGGCAACCCGGCGCGTACCGTGTTCGGCTGGCAGAAGCCGTGCTATCTGGTCGGCGAAGGTTACGTAAAGACCTTCAAGGAACTGATGGAAACCACGGAGTGGGAAAAGTACGGTACGGGCAACTATGAGAAGTGTGCGGACTGCATGGTGCACTGCGGCTTCGAAGCGACTGCCGTGATGGATACGGTGGCGCATCCGTTGAAGGCGTTGAAGGTTAGCCTGCGTGGCCCGAAAACTTCCGGTGCTTTCGTCAAGGATATTGCTTTGGATAAGCAACGTCCTGCCGAGTACGTGTTCTCGCGGCACGTCGAGATCAAGCTCGAAGAAATTGGTCGCGCGGGTACGGGCAAGAAGGTGCAAACGGCGGCTTCCGCTTCCGCGCACTAA
- the ispH gene encoding 4-hydroxy-3-methylbut-2-enyl diphosphate reductase, with the protein MRVILAQPRGFCAGVVRAIEIVDRALQQHGAPVYVRHEIVHNRHVVDNLRQKGARFVEELDEVPQGAVAIFSAHGVAQTVERDAEQRGLDVLDATCPLVTKVHVQGRQYVAAGRTLILIGHAGHPEVEGTIGQIPGKVLLVQSEAEVAHLDLPLDTPLAYVTQTTLSVDDTRGIIDALLRRFTDIVGPDTRDICYATQNRQAAVRELSKEVEVLLVVGATNSSNSNRLREIGSESGVASYLVADGSEVKPEWFANVQTVGITAGASAPEEMVKNVIDALRALGPVDVTTMAGREEKVEFKLPSKLMQPLAAREV; encoded by the coding sequence ATGCGAGTCATCCTTGCTCAGCCCCGCGGCTTTTGTGCGGGTGTTGTTCGTGCAATCGAGATTGTCGATCGCGCGTTACAGCAACACGGCGCGCCCGTGTATGTTCGCCACGAGATCGTTCACAATCGCCACGTGGTGGACAACTTGCGCCAGAAGGGCGCGCGCTTTGTTGAAGAACTCGACGAGGTGCCGCAGGGCGCCGTGGCGATTTTCAGCGCGCACGGTGTCGCGCAGACGGTCGAGCGTGACGCGGAGCAACGTGGCCTCGACGTGCTCGACGCGACCTGCCCGCTCGTGACCAAGGTTCACGTGCAAGGGCGCCAATATGTGGCGGCCGGCCGCACCCTGATCCTGATCGGCCACGCGGGCCATCCGGAAGTGGAAGGCACGATCGGTCAGATTCCGGGCAAGGTGCTGCTGGTGCAGAGCGAGGCCGAAGTCGCGCATCTGGACCTGCCGCTCGATACGCCGCTTGCGTACGTCACGCAAACCACGCTATCGGTCGACGACACCCGTGGCATCATCGACGCTTTGCTGCGCCGTTTCACCGACATCGTCGGTCCCGACACGCGCGACATCTGCTACGCCACGCAAAACCGCCAGGCGGCAGTGCGCGAGCTGAGCAAAGAAGTCGAGGTGCTGCTGGTAGTGGGCGCAACCAATAGTTCGAACTCGAACCGGCTGCGCGAGATTGGCAGCGAAAGCGGCGTGGCGAGTTATCTCGTCGCCGACGGTTCGGAAGTGAAGCCGGAGTGGTTTGCCAACGTGCAGACTGTCGGCATCACGGCCGGTGCTTCGGCGCCGGAAGAGATGGTGAAGAACGTAATCGATGCGCTGCGCGCATTGGGGCCCGTCGATGTCACGACGATGGCGGGCCGTGAAGAAAAAGTCGAATTCAAGTTGCCATCGAAACTGATGCAACCACTCGCTGCACGCGAAGTTTAA
- a CDS encoding glycosyltransferase, giving the protein MAVVLFLLSCLSLLIWCVLLFARGGFWRARPAAPLTLEPRETWPAVVAVVPARNEVDVIGQAVTTLLEQDYPGEFHVIVVDDHSTDGTADAARAAALQLQCPDRLTVLSAKPLPPGWSGKVWAQSQGIEAVRTLGLPADFLLLTDADIGHPADAVAQLAVRADAEKRDLVSLMVRLRCDSFWEKALIPAFVFFFAKLYPFSWVNNPRNRTAAAAGGCMLVRRSALEEAGGIESIRAELIDDCSLAARIKHRGTGRHLIRLDVAARSVSLRPYDSWRDIWNMIARTAFTQLRYSPLLLAGTLLGMTIIYLMPPVAALVLGPQGAPAWLAWALMCCAYAPMLSYYRRSPLWAPFLPLVALFYVGATFASAVRYWRGKGGQWKARVQAPVQER; this is encoded by the coding sequence ATGGCGGTGGTTCTGTTTCTTCTTTCGTGTCTTTCCCTGCTGATCTGGTGCGTGTTGCTGTTCGCCCGTGGCGGATTCTGGCGGGCGCGTCCCGCCGCGCCGCTCACGCTCGAACCGCGCGAGACGTGGCCGGCGGTTGTCGCCGTGGTGCCGGCACGCAATGAGGTCGACGTCATCGGGCAAGCGGTTACCACCCTGCTCGAGCAGGACTATCCGGGCGAGTTCCACGTGATCGTCGTCGACGACCACAGCACCGACGGCACCGCCGACGCCGCCCGCGCGGCCGCGTTGCAACTGCAATGCCCGGACCGCCTGACGGTCCTGAGCGCGAAGCCGCTGCCGCCGGGCTGGTCCGGCAAGGTGTGGGCGCAGTCGCAGGGTATCGAGGCGGTGCGCACGCTCGGCCTGCCGGCCGATTTCCTGCTGCTTACCGACGCGGACATCGGCCATCCCGCGGACGCTGTCGCGCAACTCGCCGTCCGCGCGGATGCGGAAAAGCGCGATCTCGTCTCGCTGATGGTCCGTCTGCGCTGCGATTCGTTCTGGGAGAAGGCGCTGATTCCGGCCTTCGTGTTCTTCTTCGCCAAGCTGTATCCGTTCTCGTGGGTCAACAACCCGCGCAACCGCACGGCCGCGGCCGCGGGCGGCTGCATGCTGGTCCGGCGCAGCGCGCTCGAAGAAGCGGGCGGCATCGAGTCGATCCGCGCCGAGCTGATCGACGATTGCAGCCTCGCCGCGCGCATCAAACATCGTGGCACGGGGCGGCATCTGATCCGTCTGGATGTGGCGGCGCGCAGCGTGTCGCTGCGTCCTTACGATAGCTGGCGTGACATCTGGAACATGATTGCGCGCACAGCCTTTACGCAGTTGCGTTACTCGCCGCTGCTGCTGGCGGGCACGCTGCTGGGCATGACGATCATCTACCTGATGCCGCCGGTGGCCGCGCTGGTGCTTGGCCCGCAGGGCGCGCCGGCGTGGCTTGCCTGGGCGCTGATGTGCTGTGCTTATGCGCCGATGCTCAGCTATTACCGCCGCTCGCCGCTGTGGGCGCCGTTTCTGCCGCTGGTAGCGTTGTTTTATGTCGGCGCGACGTTTGCGTCGGCGGTGCGCTACTGGCGCGGCAAGGGCGGCCAATGGAAGGCGCGGGTGCAGGCGCCGGTGCAGGAGCGTTGA
- a CDS encoding type II toxin-antitoxin system RelE/ParE family toxin, with amino-acid sequence MAHELRFVPEALEDWADLDGSVKALFKNALKKRLLTPRVPGAELRSPLVDCYKIKLRGIGYRLVYLVRDNENSPDIVVLAVGRRDGGIYEAAAVSWEEGRTLEGD; translated from the coding sequence ATGGCGCACGAACTCCGATTTGTACCTGAAGCACTTGAAGACTGGGCAGACCTCGACGGCTCGGTCAAAGCGCTTTTCAAGAATGCGCTGAAGAAACGCCTGCTAACCCCGAGAGTGCCGGGCGCCGAACTCCGGTCGCCACTCGTCGACTGCTACAAGATCAAGCTGCGGGGTATCGGGTACCGGCTGGTCTATCTGGTCCGCGATAACGAGAATTCGCCGGATATCGTCGTGCTAGCGGTCGGCCGCCGCGATGGCGGCATCTACGAGGCAGCGGCGGTTTCGTGGGAGGAAGGGCGCACCCTTGAAGGGGACTGA
- a CDS encoding type II toxin-antitoxin system Phd/YefM family antitoxin, with translation MENIHSLLTVSISEFKQNPGKVVEEAHGQPVAVLNHNRPAFYTVSPELMAQMAELYDERQLTALVQSRLKSVKRAVKVNLDDL, from the coding sequence ATGGAAAACATCCACAGCCTGCTAACCGTCAGCATCTCGGAATTCAAGCAAAACCCGGGGAAAGTGGTCGAAGAGGCGCATGGTCAGCCTGTCGCCGTGCTCAATCACAATCGTCCAGCCTTCTACACGGTGTCGCCAGAGCTGATGGCTCAGATGGCCGAGTTATACGACGAGCGCCAGCTGACGGCGCTTGTACAGTCCCGCCTCAAGTCGGTGAAACGCGCGGTCAAGGTCAATCTCGACGACCTGTGA
- the hpnA gene encoding hopanoid-associated sugar epimerase: MTEQNRDLVLVTGASGFVGSSVARIAQQKGFKVRVLVRATSSRKNVESLDAEIVVGDMRDEASMRNALRGVRYLLHVAADYRLWAPDPSEIERSNLEGTEATMRAALKEGVERIVYTSSVATLKVTSSGQSADEGSPLKADQAIGVYKRSKVLAERAVERMIAEDGLPAVIVNPSTPIGPRDVKPTPTGRIIVEAALGKIPAFVDTGLNLVHVDDVAAGHFLALERGKIGERYILGGENLPLQQMLADIAALTGRKAPTLSLPRWPLYPLAAGAEAVAKITKREPFLTVDGLKMSKNKMYFTSARAERELGYRARPYREGLSDAIEWFRQSGYLKS; this comes from the coding sequence ATGACCGAACAGAATCGCGATCTCGTGCTCGTGACCGGCGCTTCCGGCTTCGTCGGCTCGTCGGTGGCGCGCATCGCGCAGCAAAAAGGTTTCAAGGTGCGCGTGCTGGTGCGCGCCACCAGTTCGCGCAAAAACGTCGAGTCGCTGGACGCGGAAATCGTCGTCGGCGACATGCGCGACGAAGCATCCATGCGCAACGCGCTACGCGGCGTGCGTTATCTGCTGCACGTCGCAGCGGACTATCGGCTGTGGGCGCCGGACCCGAGCGAAATCGAGCGCTCGAATCTCGAAGGCACCGAGGCCACCATGCGCGCGGCGCTGAAGGAAGGGGTCGAGCGCATCGTCTATACGAGCAGTGTGGCCACGCTGAAAGTCACGAGTTCCGGCCAGTCCGCGGACGAGGGCTCGCCGCTCAAAGCCGACCAGGCAATCGGCGTGTACAAGCGCAGCAAGGTGCTGGCCGAACGCGCGGTGGAGCGCATGATCGCCGAGGACGGCCTGCCGGCCGTGATCGTCAATCCATCCACGCCGATCGGTCCGCGCGACGTCAAGCCGACGCCGACCGGACGCATCATCGTCGAAGCGGCGCTCGGCAAGATTCCCGCGTTCGTCGATACGGGGCTGAATCTCGTGCACGTGGACGACGTGGCCGCCGGCCATTTTCTCGCGCTCGAGCGCGGCAAGATCGGCGAGCGCTACATTCTCGGCGGCGAAAATCTGCCGCTGCAACAGATGCTCGCGGATATCGCGGCGCTGACGGGCCGCAAGGCACCGACCTTGAGTTTGCCGCGCTGGCCGCTGTATCCGCTCGCCGCGGGCGCCGAAGCAGTCGCCAAGATCACAAAACGCGAACCGTTCCTCACTGTCGACGGGTTGAAAATGTCGAAGAACAAGATGTACTTCACGTCGGCGAGAGCGGAACGCGAACTCGGCTATCGCGCGCGGCCCTATCGCGAAGGCTTGAGCGATGCGATCGAATGGTTCAGGCAAAGCGGGTATTTGAAGTCCTGA